A stretch of Myxococcus virescens DNA encodes these proteins:
- a CDS encoding AgmX/PglI C-terminal domain-containing protein has product MAATSQNKLLRVGVIQNGRIVEEHHVRREAVTIGHDAKNTIVLPATEGRPARFALLENTNQQFLLVIAPDMKGRVNLGSSDVDFESLRAQGLATRRGDLHVLPLPESARGKVELGDATLFFQFVTPPPDEAKPVLPTDVMVSRWKTMDRVFFGILAASLLVHFSGAALIITSETPQVAELELDELDDRFVRAIIPQRPVEAPKPADTGATEAPKSDKPDAAPKEDTPAENKPSGDAAQQRRAEVVKKVSGKGLLKILGSNSGGGQGAFADVLGGASGGGDIAEALAGAGGVGVAREASVGATGGPRGGGTGTVTDIGAIGTQGGGKVDLGDKKETVVKGRVQDATPEIESADVDRDALARYVRARKAAIQSCYEKELKRNPNLKGKVVVRFTIKTSGRAGDIEIEENTLGSEAVGSCIRTTIRSWVFPFKPDDETAVSYPFVFAPAG; this is encoded by the coding sequence CTCGCAGAACAAGCTGCTCCGCGTCGGCGTCATCCAGAACGGCCGCATCGTCGAAGAGCACCACGTCCGCCGCGAAGCGGTCACCATCGGCCACGACGCGAAGAACACCATCGTCCTGCCCGCCACCGAGGGCCGGCCCGCCCGCTTCGCCCTGCTGGAGAACACGAACCAGCAGTTCCTGCTCGTCATCGCGCCGGACATGAAGGGCCGCGTCAACCTGGGCTCGTCCGACGTGGACTTCGAATCCCTGCGCGCGCAGGGCCTGGCCACCCGCCGCGGCGACCTGCACGTCCTGCCCCTGCCGGAGAGCGCTCGCGGCAAGGTGGAGCTGGGTGACGCCACCCTCTTCTTCCAATTCGTCACGCCGCCGCCCGACGAGGCGAAGCCGGTGCTGCCCACGGACGTCATGGTCAGCCGGTGGAAGACGATGGACCGCGTCTTCTTCGGCATCCTCGCCGCCTCGCTCCTGGTCCACTTCTCCGGCGCCGCCCTCATCATCACCTCGGAGACGCCGCAGGTGGCCGAGCTGGAGCTGGACGAACTGGATGACCGCTTCGTGCGCGCCATCATCCCCCAGCGCCCGGTGGAGGCCCCCAAGCCGGCGGACACGGGTGCCACCGAAGCGCCCAAGAGCGACAAGCCCGATGCCGCGCCCAAGGAGGACACGCCCGCGGAGAACAAGCCCTCGGGTGACGCCGCCCAGCAGCGCCGCGCGGAGGTGGTGAAGAAGGTCTCCGGCAAGGGCCTGCTGAAGATTCTGGGCTCCAATAGCGGCGGTGGCCAGGGTGCCTTCGCGGACGTGCTCGGCGGCGCCAGCGGCGGCGGTGACATCGCCGAGGCCCTGGCGGGCGCGGGCGGCGTGGGTGTGGCCCGTGAGGCCTCCGTGGGCGCCACCGGCGGTCCTCGCGGCGGCGGCACGGGCACGGTGACGGACATCGGCGCCATTGGCACCCAGGGCGGCGGCAAGGTGGACCTGGGCGACAAGAAGGAGACGGTGGTGAAGGGCCGCGTGCAGGACGCCACGCCCGAAATCGAAAGCGCCGACGTGGACCGCGACGCGCTGGCCCGCTACGTGCGCGCGCGCAAGGCCGCCATCCAGAGCTGCTACGAGAAGGAGCTCAAGCGGAACCCCAACCTCAAGGGTAAGGTGGTGGTGCGCTTCACCATCAAGACGTCCGGCCGCGCCGGGGACATCGAAATCGAGGAGAACACCCTGGGCAGCGAGGCGGTGGGCAGCTGCATCCGCACCACCATCCGCAGCTGGGTGTTCCCCTTCAAACCCGACGACGAGACAGCCGTTTCCTACCCCTTCGTCTTCGCGCCGGCGGGCTAG
- a CDS encoding polysaccharide biosynthesis/export family protein, with the protein MNSFRAALTALSLMTLPACFGTSQRPPPPAPTPAAEAEAARSSGGKLGPGDVVEVRVFQEPEHSGTWRLSSEGTIDYPLCGKVPLSGTTPSSAADQLRDCLARYVRRPQVSVLIREYNSQKVFVFGEVQKPGTFPVDNEMSIVQAITLAGGFTKLAAKNNTLVTRVVDGQERKIRVPVEDIGVGREKNFMLQPGDIVFVPESFF; encoded by the coding sequence ATGAACAGCTTCCGCGCCGCCCTCACCGCGCTGTCCCTGATGACGCTGCCCGCCTGCTTCGGCACGTCGCAGCGCCCGCCGCCGCCCGCTCCCACGCCCGCCGCGGAGGCCGAGGCCGCGCGCTCCAGTGGCGGCAAGCTGGGGCCCGGAGACGTCGTGGAGGTGCGCGTCTTCCAGGAGCCCGAGCACTCCGGCACCTGGCGCCTGTCCAGCGAGGGCACCATCGACTACCCGCTGTGCGGCAAGGTGCCGCTGTCGGGGACGACGCCCAGCTCGGCGGCGGACCAGCTGCGGGACTGCCTGGCGCGCTACGTGCGCCGCCCTCAGGTATCGGTGCTCATCCGCGAGTACAACTCACAGAAGGTGTTCGTCTTCGGTGAGGTGCAGAAGCCGGGCACCTTCCCCGTGGACAACGAGATGTCCATCGTCCAGGCGATTACGCTGGCCGGCGGCTTCACCAAGCTGGCGGCGAAGAACAACACGCTGGTGACGCGCGTGGTGGACGGGCAGGAGCGCAAGATTCGCGTGCCCGTGGAGGACATCGGCGTGGGGCGGGAGAAGAACTTCATGCTCCAGCCCGGCGACATCGTCTTCGTGCCGGAGAGCTTCTTCTAG
- a CDS encoding cyclic nucleotide-binding domain-containing protein, with protein sequence MEKLSVIAASPLFEMLSSAELGHLAELARARHFAAGDVIFEEGDLGDSLFVVVRGQVEVSRRQPQGGLHPLAVLSPPEFFGEMGLIDKDFRSATVCAKTDVDLLQLSAQDLREFRRTHGDGFTFIVVNIARSLSARLREANVRLATKD encoded by the coding sequence ATGGAGAAGCTGTCCGTCATCGCCGCATCGCCGCTCTTCGAGATGCTCTCCTCCGCGGAGCTCGGCCATCTCGCCGAGCTGGCGCGGGCGCGGCACTTCGCGGCCGGGGACGTCATCTTCGAAGAAGGGGATTTGGGCGACAGCCTCTTCGTCGTCGTCCGCGGGCAGGTGGAAGTCTCGCGCCGTCAGCCCCAGGGGGGCTTGCATCCACTGGCGGTGCTGTCCCCTCCCGAGTTCTTCGGGGAGATGGGCCTCATCGACAAGGACTTCCGCTCCGCCACCGTGTGCGCGAAGACGGACGTGGACCTGCTTCAGCTCAGCGCGCAGGACCTGCGCGAGTTCCGGAGGACCCATGGAGATGGGTTCACCTTCATCGTGGTGAATATCGCCAGGAGCCTGTCTGCCCGTTTGCGCGAGGCCAATGTTCGTCTCGCAACGAAGGACTGA